The Besnoitia besnoiti strain Bb-Ger1 chromosome IV, whole genome shotgun sequence genome contains a region encoding:
- a CDS encoding ubiquitin family protein (encoded by transcript BESB_055590), giving the protein MPPAKVTFKVSGGSQFVLELEPEWTVKQVKEKCSEKTEIPVQAQRLIYKGRILKDGDLISTHDVQDGHIIHLVKNAAATAASSTNAPTTGSAAAPQPSSDSAAAQTPNANATPAAAAPPLPNPAADPFLQMFMQGGLGGGMPGAGAAMPGSHDGAARLPGMPPGMNPDTLMQLMQSPLLQQTMQNLSQNPQMLRAMMESNPMLRPMMPMMQNVLDNPELLRTFLNPQMMQASMQMQQAMQNMQRAQQSAAQGDASTTGTGAGQTANSGAGAGFGTPFGGMPGAGASGQPDLVAMMQQAQQMLQQNPELMNQMMGMMGGGAPGGMPGVNPFMGSFGSMGSFGSMSGSPTDTRPPEERFATQLESLREMGFIDRDANIQALQETGGDVNAAISRLLERGIGN; this is encoded by the exons ATGCCGCCGGCCAAGGTGACGTTCAAAGTGTCGGGGGGAAGCCAGTTTGTTCTCGAACTGGAGCCGGAATGGACTGTTAAGCAGGTCAAGGAAAAATGCTCCGAGAAAACAGAGATCCCCGTCCAGGCTCAGCGTCTCATCTATAAAG GAAGGATTCTGAAGGACGGCGACTTAATTTCGACGCACGATGTTCAAGACGGCCATATCATCCACTTGGTGAAAAACGCAGCTGCAACTGCGGCCTCATCCACCAACGCACCAACAACGGGGTCCGCTGCGGCACCTCAGCCGAGTTCTGATTCGGCGG ctgctcagACGCCCAACGCGAATGCCAcaccagctgcagccgctccgCCGCTTCCCAATCCGGCAGCTGACCCGTTCCTGCAGATGTTCATGCAAGGAG GCTTGGGAGGCGGCATGCCTGGAGCTGGTGCCGCAATGCCAGGCTCGCACGATGGAGCCGCAAGGCTGCCGGGCATGCCCCCGGGGATGAATCCGGATACACTTATGCAGTTGATGCAGAGTCCTCTCCTCCAACAGACCATGCAGAACTTGTCTCAGAACCCCCAAATGTTACGAGCGATGATGGAAAGCAACCCGATGCTACGACCCATGATG CCGATGATGCAGAACGTCTTGGACAATCCCGAGCTGCTGCGGACTTTTCTCAACCCTCAGATGATGCAG GCGTCTATGCAAATGCAGCAGGCCATGCAGAATATGCAGCGTGCGCAGCAAAGTGCAGCCCAAGGAGACGCCTCAACGACAG GAACGGGGGCGGGTCAGACTGCAAACTCTGGAGCGGGCGCAGGCTTTGGCACGCCCTTTGGAGGGATGCCGGGCGCGGGAGCTTCTGGGCAGCCCGATCTGGTGGCGATGATGCAGCAAGCTCAGCAAATGCTCCAGCAGAACCCCGAGCTCATGAATCAGATGATGGGCATGATGGGTGGCGGAGCCCCCGGCGGCATGCCAGGGGTCAACCCCTTCATGGGCAGCTTCGGAAGCATGGGGAGTTTTGGAAGCATGTCCGGAAGCCCAACAGATACCAGGCCGCCGGAGGAACG GTTTGCTACGCAGCTGGAGTCCCTAAGAGAAATGGGTTTCATTGACCGTGATGCCAAC